The following DNA comes from Castanea sativa cultivar Marrone di Chiusa Pesio chromosome 10, ASM4071231v1.
CCATATTTGTTGGTCTCATTTTTATAGTTATGTAGTTCAATATAATTTACTTCCGTATCTATCATCATATAAACGGATACATGTTAGCCAAATAAACTCAATTCTAGAACTAGATTCCTGGACTATGATGCCTCCCTCCATTTGTAAATTCCTTAATATTAACTTCTGTACATGCACCATACAGCCATCTAGTTTTCAATATGATGGGCTGTTGCTTCTCTTTACAAAACAATCTCATGGAAAGAATATAATTGCAATCAAGCTGGTGTGTATTGCACTGATGATAGTTTTAGCCAACTACTGCAAGCAAGCTTTGCCTCACTGCTGGAACTGAGCAGAGAAGAGATCCAAATATACCATTTAGAGCATAAGCAATGGCACAAAATGGGAGAGCCTCAGGTTCCTTGGATGACAACGCGGCTGTTCCTAATCCATGAGCACTAAAACAACCAagtaaaagcaaaaataaatcataaatggaTGAATATGGACATAATACTTTTATTTAGTTGTTTAGAAGATTTATCATATAAATTACTATGTTTTGAACTTTTTGCAAAGAATTTAAACATTGATTATCTTGTTAGCATTCTGAAACATCTATGGATAGCGTGATTGATTGTATGATTACAACCTAAGCATAAAACAGAAGCATGGGAAATGCCTACTTGGccatataaatttattagtgAGAACTGACTGATTTATCAACAACAGATGCACATACCTTGATGCAGTTGCTATCCCTCGAGCAATAGGATCATGAAATCGTAGTTTGTCAAGTGTTGCTTGCACAAAATTTGCTCCAACCAAACCAGTTACTACAACTGCAGCTGCTGTGAGAGATGAATTGGTACCTGTAACAGATACGAAAAACATATTCCATGATATAATTAAGTTTCAGGCAAGTATTAATGCACTAAAGATGTGATCTAAACATTTCTATTTActtaattttggatttttctatACTTAATTGGTTGTATATTTAATTTAGGTATAGCAGAAAATTAGCAGAAGACAGAATTGCCTGTCTACAAATGCCATGTATATAATTGTACCTTCAAAAAGAGAGACAATGCTGAGAGCTAAGGCCACAGTTATGCATCTAGGAAGAATTGATATAGTCAAAGACGATTCCAATCCAAGAAGACGTCCAACAAGGGCAGTTGAATACAATGAGAAAATTGTTGAGAAAATCACAGATGTGAAAATCTCAGCTGCATGCCTCTTGACAAGCTGTAAAAGTACAGATGGTTAACAGAGCAACATCATAACGTCACCAGGTAATGATTTATGCCTTATAACATTATctgagtgtatatatatatatctgtgacAGCACTAAATCTGAATTAATacgcaaaataaaaatatgaaatggtGACACTCATTTGGGTAGACTTAGAATCAATTTCATGTTGGAGCAATAAGGTGCATGTATAAAAGATAGAAGAACAACTCTATGGTCTAAATATCTATGATCCTTCTCTCTTTAACCAAAATCAACCTGTCCAGCGGCTTTTCACCATCTATTCTCCACTTTCCTAGATTTTCTGGACTAccaagtaaaagaaaaagagagacagaaaAAGTGCTTTGCATGGTGATATCCTATGGTGATAAATTACATGTTAAGAATgagaaatatacataaaatGGTGCTCTCCTTTTTATGAATTCAGTGGTATGCATTGGTACATAGAACAAATGTTTGTCCATTGATAATCCACAGAACCCTGTCTAGGTAATCAGGTGGACTAAACCCAGCCTTCAACTTGAGAAGAATCAAACTAAATAATAACAACTGTTGCCAATTGGGAAAAATCTTTAACTCATTATATGTGAACAATAGGTCATTACCTTTCTCTGTTTAAACATTGAGAAGGCAAAAGAGAGTATAACAGACCCCAAAAATCCCATTAGAACATCACCAGCTCCAGGATTAGAAGATGCCTTTGTAAGGTAACACCCTGTTTAtattaaaaacacaaatcaCCAACAAAAAGTATGGATAAACTAAACTAAAACACTAATACCAATATTAGTGCATTTGAGAAAGGAACAATGTGTGGGAATGCCTGTAtgtgcagagagagagagacttgtaGGCATTACTTTTTGCTCTTCATTTGAAACACTAATCAAATGTGTATAAGTTTAATTGGGTCGGTGGAGAGAACTTGCCATCACACCAAGGCCTACAGAGAACTTACAATCTAAACAATAATCTGATGGGTAGTGAGAACTTTAATCCTATGTTAACACTCCAACCCGTGAAGCCCCATAGAGAGAAAATTACTTATAAGtaacctaaaatttttttgggtaaattatacttatgatttttgaaatatatgatAAGTTCGATTTTAGTCCCTCAACTATTTAAAAGGGACTtctccaaaatatatatatatatatatatatatatatatatatatatatatatatatatatatatatttaaaagggAACAATTTAGTCTTTCCATTAATTTTCCATCCATTTTTTGCTTATGTGGCTAATGACATGATGAACAGATTGATTTCTGTCCTTCAACTTGCTgcaataacaaaaaatgatatCATAATCTACTACTCACTATGGTTTTGCACCTAAGCTActtggaagaaaaagaaatacagcAATGCAATTGAATGGAGGGACATTGTCCTCTTTAACTTATAGTTCTACCAACCAAAATCATGTCTGGCTTGGATTACTGACTTCTATGTCATTTGGATGAACACTCAGGATTCTCctcaaatttaacaaatttaggATTAGCTATGTCCCTAGCTTTCCCAAACCTTAGCCTCCCATGTGCATATACGGCTCTTAACCCCTGCCTTTAGACATGACTGacaatatatatttgaataacCTGTAACTTTAGCAAAAAAGTCTTATTTTCTACAGGATGCAATGGTTAAAATGGTTGGGATTGCAAAATGATTTGTCCCAAACTCATTGTAGtgattttttaaacttaatCCTGAAGGGAAGTACCCATGTGGTACTTTCATGTTATATCAGATTTTCCTTTATATAATTACATCACATAAgccacacacccacacacacatcAAGGAAATAGTATATAGAAAACTAAAGAGTAAaataagagaagagaaaggatGCGAAAAGGTCATTTGGACAAAGGAAATCAGAAACTTTAGCTTTCAAGTATACCTAAAACGGGATCAAGCCCAGACCGAGAAAAGTATCCAAAAGCCAATGCAGCCAGATCTGCAGATACCGCACAGCAAATaattggatgaaaaactttCTTCACATCTGATGGCAATCTGAAAACCAAACCCAGAGAAAAGGAGAAACTTAtacacaagaaaataaaaaattcaacaatttaAACTAAAGCATAATAATAAGATTATTCTCCATAAGCTAGcgattaattttatttgttaagaaAGTTTgccaatttcaaattctaaactAAGGAAATGAAATTTTACCCAGAGCCAACCATGTAGCCTAAGACTGTTGATGCAAGTAGGAAAGGAAGGCATGTTCGAGCACTTGTCCCCAGTATTGTTGGGTACAATAATGCAGTAACAAATGATATAAGAAAAATCCCAGTCCAAGACCACACTTCAATGGTAGAAAAAGGGGGCGGTTTTGCCATAGGCTCTGCATCTGTCATTTCTGTATTTACCATTTTTCTTACAGCTATAGCTGTATAACCCGCAACACAAAGCGTAGCCAGCCAGCCTCCAACTGCAAAGAAACCAATAAACACTAACTTGCTGTtgcattgaaaaggaaaaagctGACAACAGGCATAATCTTTCACATAGAAACACACACAGTGATAGAGAGCATACCAGCAAAAGAAATTTCCAACTCAAGTTTATGATATTTGCATTAACACAGAAAAAAGAACAgcaacaaccaagccttagtcccaaatttGTTGTCAGATATAAATACTCAACATACTAATTACGACTGatcacatgtatttttttctGCCATTTTATTCCATTTTAAGTCATACTCTTTGCTACCTCCTTAATCGAGGTTTCCTTTTTTGCTACTTCTATTAATGTTATTTCTTGTCTTcctctacttttcttttttcagctAAGTTGAATCAACTCACTCTTCCTCGTCGGTGCATTAATTGCTCTCCTTTGCacatgaccaaaccatctcaagCAACTCTCCCTTGTTGTTTCATCAATGGGGGTCACCTATCTTTAAGGGAATTTCATCATTTCAAATTCTATATTTTCTAGTATTTCCATGTATCCATGttaacattctcatttcaaCTACATGCATTTGATTAACATATTGCTTCTTAACGACCCAGCATCCAATACCATTGAGCACAGCTGGTCTTATAGCAGTCTTACACAACTTTTCCTTGAACTTAAGAGGTATTCTACGTTCATACAATATCACAAAGCCTTTAGATTTGAGCATAATATCTGTTTTTAAACAATTCCTTCAAGAATGCCTCTCTGTGGATATTTGTAATCTTTTAATAGTTATAGAGCTCTTAACATCAATAAATTAAACTTGGACTTATTTAGTCGTACTGGGTGCACAAAAATCTCACTTTTGCAAGGTCTAAGAGAAGTACTTGATAGGTAGCTATACCTCCCCTTTTTTTGGAGAGGTTGATTCCCACACCTAAACTCATGACATGTCACTTTGAATAGAAGGCACTTGCCACCACACCAAGGTTGACATCTAGTGTCTGTTTGGAAACAACTCAtctaattttttgctaaaagcatgctaaagtatatatttactttgaaaaagtgACGTTTAAAAAGCTGtataaaagataaaagctaCGGCTATAAGCTCAATCCAGATGGACACTAAATTTCatttattgagagagagagagagagagagagtcgtTGTGTTGTTCAACTGAGAGAAAATCAACTAAAAAGCtgtttgaataatttaattaaaatgaacaaaagtagCAAGCTACAACAGCAATAAATCATACATGCAGTACGTATACGTTCCTGAGAGACTTCTTCAGTAGCAACTAAAACATCGGCTCAAAGTATACATAGGTTAGATTGTTTACATTTCCAAAGAAACAACTAGCTTTGTATGATTCCCAGCAATTTACACCTTAAGTAACGTACCAGGAATACATAGCAGACACAACCTTTGATTAGTTAATTAATACTACTCAAGATTCTTATGGAAAGATTTTTGGAATAGATTACAAGTCACATGACACTTAGATATATGATCcttaataattttgaaactGTACAGACATGGCCATAGCATGACTGAGATTTTAAGTCACTTGCTTGAATTGAACATTCTGAAATGAGCTAGCTCTAGAATGAAATTCAGACTTGGAGCCTAGAaaaccttttttctttcccctGTTAAATATTTGCAGCTCTTTGTAGTGAACTCTGACCCATATGATCAAAGCATTCCTTTGACGTGCAGAAAGTTCTTAAATACAATTTCTAAGCAAGAAGGAAATACTTGCAAAGAAAAAGCTAGGAATAACACCATTCTGTTTATGAGCAATGAATCCACCAATCTCATGCACAATGCTTAAATAAAGATCCAGTGTGCTGAAAACGGTTATGCAGATAGACTTTGTGATTGATTATGTTCAAATGCAACgttagaaaaagaataaattagaaaattacTTGGACCTTTTTTTAGACCAAACCCAGATAATTGCATTATCCCAAATTTTCAGTAAGGTGACTTCTCCTCTAAGAAAGACTATCTTTCTTCGTCTAAAAGCTTGCAAGAAGATGGTCCATAAGTAGATTGCAGACCAACTtgttacataataaaaaaagaggcTTCTTAGCATGAGGTCAGGATTCAAATTACACCAACAAGTAATGTCCTGGTCGAGTgagtatgatttttcttctacATATCCATGGAGTCGTGAAAAATCCAAACATTTTAGAGATAGATAGAAAGGTAGGAATTTCTTGCTAGAACCATACTGCATATGAAATGTGGTACCTGAATTTAGTGAGAATCATAAACCCTACATGCAAAAGCTTCTGTAGGTATATGCTTCATCAAATGATGCTACTATTCTTGGTTGATCCATGAAGATGTATGATGCATTCATTGGCAAAAGAGATAGATGTAGAAGCATCACATTCCAAATAATTTATTAGGTGAAAACAATTCATCAGCGATAATAATGGAGATTATGGGAGGCAAGAGATGAACACACTAGCAAGAGAAAGGTGGCAATTTTACTCATTAGACTGGGATGAGTCTAGTAGGTGATGCAGGATATAAATTAGATGACCTAGTTTCACGTCTTCTTTATGTTTTTGCACAATACACAATGAGATGGTAGGCGTCAttttcccaattaaattcaTCTACATGGCTGCATTGACCAATGCAACACAAACAGATTCATCTTTCtgaaggaaaattaaatttagttatccatgtgattaaatttaattgagaaaccTAAGGTACAACACATAACGAAGTGTACCTAAGTTTTTCCCCAAGGAAAATGACATATGAGAATTCATAAAGGCTATAAAGGATTAAAGACTCAAGCAAAAATATGATTGGCTAGCTCATGAGCTTGGTATGTTATGCTTCTAACCAaatttgtagtaaaataaaTCCAATACAAATAGTCACtgaatcaatc
Coding sequences within:
- the LOC142611680 gene encoding plastidal glycolate/glycerate translocator 1, chloroplastic, which translates into the protein MATTQKLLTFSLLLDHHHPTLSFPSFLSSKPHNHKLSSKFSPVAFNATRALYTHSSTSHKLFTPPIIVSRPSSSFLQMGPHEACSSREITVKSSVSESGGTSTLSQTVFGIAHLIISLGIILATDKILKKAFVAAAIRFPSALFGMFCIFSILVILDSTVPAAATGLMNFFEPALIFIQRWLPLFYVPSLVVLPLSVRDIPAASGIKICLIIVGGWLATLCVAGYTAIAVRKMVNTEMTDAEPMAKPPPFSTIEVWSWTGIFLISFVTALLYPTILGTSARTCLPFLLASTVLGYMVGSGLPSDVKKVFHPIICCAVSADLAALAFGYFSRSGLDPVLGCYLTKASSNPGAGDVLMGFLGSVILSFAFSMFKQRKLVKRHAAEIFTSVIFSTIFSLYSTALVGRLLGLESSLTISILPRCITVALALSIVSLFEGTNSSLTAAAVVVTGLVGANFVQATLDKLRFHDPIARGIATASSAHGLGTAALSSKEPEALPFCAIAYALNGIFGSLLCSVPAVRQSLLAVVG